A region of Gracilinanus agilis isolate LMUSP501 chromosome 3, AgileGrace, whole genome shotgun sequence DNA encodes the following proteins:
- the HSPA13 gene encoding heat shock 70 kDa protein 13 — MAGEITILGSAVLTLLLAGYLAQQYLPLPTPKVIGIDLGTTYCSVGAFLPGTGKVKVIPDESGHNSIPSMVSFTETDIHVGYDGLELADSNPQNTIYDAKRFIGKIFTQEELETEISRYPFKVLNNNGTAEFSVISNGTITVSPEYIGSRLLLKLKKMAEDYFGMPVSNAVISVPAEFNLRQRNCTVQAANLAGLKILRVINEPTAAAMAYGLHKADVVNVLVIDLGGGTLDVSLLNKQGGMFLTRAMAVNTAGPAPPVGARRFGRDGEHGPGEPKRHPTAG, encoded by the exons ATGGCTGGGGAAATAACAATTCTAG gtTCAGCTGTCCTAACTCTTCTTTTGGCTGGCTATTTGGCACAGCAGTATTTGCCTTTGCCCACCCCGAAAGTGATTGGCATTGACCTCGGTACCACCTACTGTTCTGTTGGGGCATTTCTTCCAGGCACAGGAAAGGTGAAGGTCATTCCAGATGAAAGTGGTCATAATAGCATACCCAGCATGGTATCTTTTACTGAAACTGACATTCATGTAGGATATGATGGATTGGAACTGGCAGATTCAAATCCACAGAACACAATATATGATGCCAAACGATTCATAGGAAAAATTTTCACCCAGGAAGAGCTGGAGACTGAAATTAGTAGATATCCATTTAAG GTCTTAAACAACAATGGAACAGCTGAATTTTCTGTGATAAGCAATGGAACCATCACTGTTTCTCCAGAATATATTGGCTCCCGACTGCTTTTAAAGCTAAAGAAAATGGCAGAAGACTATTTTGGGATGCCAGTATCCAATGCTGTTATTTCTGTGCCGGCAGAATTTAATCTAAGGCAGAGAAATTGTACCGTTCAGGCTGCTAATCTTGCAG GACTAAAAATCTTAAGAGTAATTAATGAACCCACAGCTGCAGCTATGGCTTATGGACTTCACAAAGCAGATGTTGTTAATGTCTTGGTGATAGATTTGGGTGGTGGAACACTAGATGTTTCCTTACTCAACAAACAAGGAGGAATGTTTTTAACCCGAGCCATGGCAg TGAATACCGCCGGCCCCGCCCCACCGGTGGGGGCGAGGCGGTTCGGCCGCGATGGCGAGCACGGACCCGGGGAACCTAAAAGACATCCGACTGCGGGCTGA